The following are encoded together in the Bacillus cereus group sp. RP43 genome:
- a CDS encoding trimeric intracellular cation channel family protein, with protein MAWEIFSIIGTIAFALSGAIVAMEEDYDIFGVYILGMATAFGGGALRNLLIGYPIVAFWQQDMLFQIALLSMTIIFLFPNKLIRQWKKWENITDAIGLSAFAVQGALYAQKLDLPISATIVAAVLTGIGGGIIRDLLARRKPLVLRAEVYAFWTILAGFLIGAKIIVSDWALYTLFILIVCFRMISIHYKWHLPHRRIDTKERSMHK; from the coding sequence ATGGCATGGGAGATTTTTAGCATCATAGGCACAATCGCCTTCGCACTAAGCGGAGCCATTGTTGCAATGGAAGAAGATTATGATATTTTCGGGGTATATATTTTAGGAATGGCAACCGCATTTGGGGGAGGTGCCCTTCGTAATTTATTAATTGGTTATCCAATCGTCGCATTTTGGCAACAAGACATGTTATTCCAAATCGCACTATTATCAATGACGATTATTTTTCTTTTTCCAAATAAGTTAATTAGACAGTGGAAAAAGTGGGAAAACATCACGGACGCCATCGGTTTATCAGCATTCGCTGTACAAGGAGCACTCTATGCTCAAAAACTAGATTTACCAATTAGCGCTACAATCGTAGCTGCTGTTTTAACAGGCATCGGCGGCGGTATTATTCGCGACCTTTTAGCTCGCAGAAAACCTCTTGTCCTCCGAGCTGAAGTATATGCGTTTTGGACGATTTTAGCAGGTTTCTTAATTGGTGCTAAAATTATCGTTAGCGATTGGGCTCTATACACCTTATTCATTTTAATTGTTTGCTTCCGCATGATTTCTATTCATTACAAATGGCATTTACCGCATAGACGTATCGATACAAAGGAACGTTCAATGCATAAATAG
- the hflX gene encoding GTPase HflX, whose product MEEKEKVILVGCQLSQDDDEKFMHSMKELVSLAKTARAEVLVSTTQKRPKFHPATYIGKGKLEELTLLTEELEPAVIIFNNELTPSQIRNLSSVLDARVIDRTQLILDIFAQRAKSREGKLQVELAQLQYTMPRLMGQGLSLSRLGGGIGTRGPGETKLETDRRHIRSRIDEIKKQLAIVVEHRKRYRERRKDNKVFQVSLIGYTNAGKSTLFNRLTEADTFEENLLFATLDPTTRKMPLPYGYTVLLTDTVGFIQDLPTSLIAAFRSTLEEAGEADVILHVVDSADPNYIGHEQTVKQLLSDLEINHIPIITLYNKKDKLHQNFIPFPKSDFLMTSAFEESDLLRIKEAIETKMKEEMDDYQVEIPPSEGRLLTLLKTETLLTKMEFLEDKFVYDCTGYIFAHSSLNGQLKRFLVEEGENNNV is encoded by the coding sequence ATGGAAGAAAAAGAAAAAGTCATATTAGTTGGCTGTCAATTGTCGCAAGATGATGATGAAAAATTTATGCATTCCATGAAAGAGCTTGTATCGCTAGCAAAGACTGCGCGAGCGGAAGTGTTAGTATCAACGACGCAAAAGCGCCCGAAGTTTCATCCTGCGACTTATATAGGAAAAGGTAAACTGGAAGAGCTTACGCTGTTAACTGAAGAATTAGAACCAGCTGTTATTATTTTTAACAACGAGTTAACGCCAAGCCAAATTCGGAATTTATCTTCAGTATTAGATGCGAGAGTGATTGACCGAACGCAGTTAATACTAGATATCTTTGCGCAACGTGCGAAATCAAGAGAGGGTAAGCTCCAAGTAGAGCTAGCTCAGTTGCAATATACAATGCCGCGCCTTATGGGGCAAGGTTTGTCTTTATCACGTCTCGGTGGTGGAATTGGTACAAGAGGACCGGGAGAGACGAAGCTTGAAACAGACCGTCGTCATATTCGATCACGTATTGATGAAATAAAGAAGCAACTTGCGATTGTTGTAGAACATCGAAAAAGATATCGTGAGAGAAGGAAAGATAATAAAGTGTTTCAAGTTTCGTTAATTGGGTATACAAATGCAGGAAAATCTACGTTGTTTAATAGATTAACGGAAGCTGATACGTTTGAAGAAAACTTATTGTTTGCAACGCTAGATCCAACGACGAGAAAGATGCCGTTACCTTATGGTTATACAGTGCTTTTGACTGATACGGTTGGTTTTATACAAGATTTACCTACGTCATTAATCGCTGCTTTTCGATCTACGTTAGAAGAAGCTGGTGAAGCGGATGTTATTTTACATGTTGTTGATTCGGCAGATCCTAATTATATAGGGCATGAGCAGACGGTAAAACAATTATTGTCAGACCTTGAAATTAACCATATTCCTATTATTACGTTATATAATAAAAAAGATAAATTGCATCAAAACTTCATTCCATTTCCGAAAAGTGATTTCTTAATGACTAGTGCGTTTGAAGAAAGTGATTTACTGCGTATAAAAGAAGCGATAGAAACGAAGATGAAGGAAGAAATGGATGATTATCAAGTGGAAATTCCTCCGAGTGAAGGTAGATTGTTAACGCTTTTAAAGACAGAAACGTTATTAACTAAAATGGAGTTTCTAGAAGATAAATTTGTATATGATTGTACAGGATATATATTTGCTCATTCATCGCTTAATGGGCAATTAAAGAGATTTTTAGTGGAAGAAGGAGAAAATAATAATGTTTGA
- a CDS encoding methionine gamma-lyase family protein produces the protein MFDRLKNGEKIAPIVKEVENQIIEVHKRVDEVIESNQFRVLESFRKHKISDSHFIPTTGYGYDDIGRDTLEKVYADVFGAEAGLVRPQIISGTHAISTALFGILRPGDELLYITGKPYDTLEEIVGVRGKGVGSFREYNIGYNAVPLTGAGLVDFEAVAAAIHSNTKMIGIQRSKGYATRPSFTVSQIKEMIAFVKEIKPDVVVFVDNCYGEFIEEQEPCHVGADLMAGSLIKNPGGGIVKTGGYIVGKEQYVEACAYRLTSPGIGAEAGASLYSLLEMYQGFFLAPHVAGQALKGAIFTAAFLEKLGMNTSPAWNASRTDLIQSVQFDDKNRMIAFCQAIQYASPINSHFTPYANYMPGYEDDVIMAAGTFIQGASIELSADGPIRPPYVAYVQGGLTYSHVKIAICSAIDALIEKSLLTIS, from the coding sequence ATGTTTGATCGTTTGAAAAATGGAGAAAAAATTGCTCCAATCGTAAAAGAAGTAGAAAATCAAATTATAGAAGTGCATAAACGTGTGGATGAAGTAATTGAGAGTAATCAATTTCGTGTGCTAGAAAGTTTTCGTAAACATAAAATTAGTGATTCACATTTTATTCCGACGACAGGTTATGGGTATGATGATATTGGTCGTGATACGTTAGAGAAAGTGTATGCGGATGTATTTGGAGCAGAAGCGGGTCTTGTTCGTCCTCAAATTATTTCGGGTACTCATGCAATTTCAACAGCTTTATTTGGTATTTTACGTCCGGGAGATGAGTTACTATACATAACGGGGAAACCGTATGATACGCTAGAAGAAATCGTTGGTGTGCGCGGGAAAGGTGTAGGTTCTTTTAGAGAATATAATATTGGATATAACGCGGTTCCGCTAACTGGAGCGGGGCTTGTGGATTTTGAAGCTGTTGCAGCTGCAATCCATAGTAATACGAAGATGATTGGTATTCAGCGTTCAAAAGGATATGCTACCCGTCCGTCGTTTACTGTTTCGCAAATTAAAGAGATGATTGCGTTTGTGAAAGAGATTAAACCTGATGTTGTTGTATTTGTAGATAACTGCTATGGCGAGTTTATTGAAGAACAAGAGCCATGTCATGTTGGTGCGGACTTAATGGCAGGTTCTCTTATTAAGAATCCTGGCGGGGGGATTGTTAAAACGGGTGGTTACATTGTCGGTAAAGAACAGTATGTTGAAGCTTGTGCATATCGTCTAACATCTCCGGGGATTGGTGCGGAAGCAGGGGCATCTTTATACAGTCTGCTAGAAATGTATCAAGGTTTCTTCTTAGCGCCACATGTTGCGGGACAAGCGCTAAAAGGTGCGATTTTTACAGCAGCATTTTTAGAGAAGTTAGGAATGAATACATCACCAGCGTGGAATGCGTCAAGAACGGATTTAATTCAATCTGTTCAGTTTGATGATAAAAATCGTATGATTGCGTTCTGTCAAGCGATTCAATATGCATCTCCAATTAATTCTCATTTCACTCCATATGCAAACTATATGCCGGGTTATGAGGATGATGTAATTATGGCTGCGGGGACGTTTATTCAAGGTGCAAGTATCGAATTGTCGGCTGATGGACCAATTCGTCCACCTTATGTTGCTTACGTACAAGGTGGGTTAACTTATTCGCATGTAAAGATTGCGATTTGTTCTGCGATTGATGCGTTAATTGAAAAAAGTCTATTAACAATTTCTTAA
- the glnR gene encoding transcriptional repressor GlnR, with product MKEDRRSAPLFPIGIVMDLTQLSARQIRYYEEHNLVSPTRTKGNRRLFSFNDVDKLLEIKDLLDQGLNMAGIKQVLLMKENQTEAVKVKEETKEISKTELRKILRDELQHTGRFNRTSLRQGDISRFFH from the coding sequence ATGAAAGAAGATAGACGTTCTGCCCCGCTGTTTCCTATTGGTATTGTTATGGATTTAACACAATTGTCTGCACGTCAAATTCGCTACTATGAAGAGCATAATCTTGTTTCTCCAACCCGTACAAAGGGGAATCGTAGGTTATTTTCATTTAACGATGTAGATAAGTTGTTAGAGATTAAAGATTTATTAGATCAAGGCTTGAATATGGCTGGTATTAAGCAAGTGTTACTAATGAAAGAAAATCAAACAGAAGCAGTGAAAGTGAAAGAAGAAACGAAAGAAATTTCAAAAACTGAGCTTCGCAAAATACTTCGAGATGAACTACAACATACAGGTAGATTTAATCGAACTTCATTGCGACAAGGTGATATTTCAAGGTTTTTCCACTAA
- the glnA gene encoding type I glutamate--ammonia ligase, translating into MSRYTKEDIFRLAKEENVKYIRLQFTDLLGVIKNVEIPVRQLTKALDNKMMFDGSSIEGFVRIEESDMYLYPDLDTWVIFPWTAEKGKVARLICDIYNADGTPFDGDPRNNLKRVLKEMEALGFSDFNLGPEPEFFLFKVDEKGNPTLELNDNGGYFDLAPMDLGENCRRDIVLELEEMGFEIEASHHEVAPGQHEIDFKYANAIRSCDDIQTFKLVVKTIARKHGLHATFMPKPLYGVNGSGMHCNLSLFKNGENVFFDQNGDLQLSDDARHFIAGILKHAPAFTAVANPTVNSYKRLVPGYEAPCYVAWSAQNRSPLVRIPASRGISTRVEVRSVDPAANPYLVMATLLAAGLDGIKNKLTPPAAVDRNIYVMTKEEREEAGIVDLPATLAQALVTLQANEIVCGALGDHLLEHFIEAKEIEWDIFRTQVHQWERDQYMSLY; encoded by the coding sequence ATGTCTAGATACACAAAAGAAGATATTTTCCGTTTGGCGAAAGAAGAGAATGTAAAGTATATCCGCTTACAATTTACGGACCTTTTAGGAGTAATTAAAAACGTAGAGATTCCAGTGAGACAATTAACGAAAGCTCTAGATAACAAAATGATGTTTGATGGATCTTCGATTGAAGGTTTTGTACGTATTGAAGAATCTGATATGTATTTATATCCTGACTTAGATACTTGGGTAATTTTCCCTTGGACAGCTGAAAAAGGTAAAGTTGCTCGTCTAATTTGTGACATTTACAATGCGGATGGCACTCCGTTTGATGGAGACCCACGTAACAACTTAAAACGTGTGTTAAAAGAAATGGAAGCTTTAGGATTCTCAGATTTCAACCTTGGACCAGAGCCAGAATTCTTCCTATTCAAAGTTGATGAAAAAGGAAATCCAACATTAGAATTAAACGATAACGGTGGATACTTCGACCTTGCGCCGATGGATCTAGGGGAAAACTGTCGTCGTGATATCGTTCTTGAACTTGAAGAAATGGGCTTTGAAATTGAAGCGTCTCACCATGAAGTTGCACCAGGTCAACACGAAATTGACTTTAAATATGCAAATGCAATTCGCTCATGTGATGACATTCAAACATTCAAACTTGTTGTAAAAACAATCGCTCGTAAACATGGTTTACACGCAACATTTATGCCAAAACCATTATACGGTGTGAACGGTTCAGGTATGCACTGTAACTTATCATTATTTAAAAATGGTGAGAACGTATTCTTCGATCAAAACGGTGATTTACAATTAAGTGATGATGCTCGTCACTTCATCGCAGGTATTTTAAAACACGCACCAGCATTTACAGCGGTAGCAAACCCAACTGTAAACTCTTACAAGCGTTTAGTACCTGGATACGAAGCTCCTTGTTACGTAGCATGGTCTGCACAAAACCGTAGCCCATTAGTACGTATCCCTGCATCTCGTGGTATTAGTACACGCGTAGAAGTACGTAGTGTTGACCCAGCTGCAAACCCATATTTAGTAATGGCTACATTATTAGCAGCAGGTCTTGACGGAATTAAAAACAAATTAACTCCGCCAGCTGCAGTAGATCGTAACATTTATGTAATGACAAAAGAAGAGCGCGAAGAAGCAGGTATCGTTGACTTACCGGCAACATTAGCGCAAGCGTTAGTTACTTTACAAGCTAATGAAATCGTATGTGGCGCATTAGGTGATCATTTACTTGAGCACTTCATCGAAGCGAAAGAGATTGAGTGGGATATCTTTAGAACGCAAGTTCACCAATGGGAACGCGATCAATATATGTCTCTATACTAA
- a CDS encoding S24 family peptidase, with translation MEKAKIVTRLIKEAGYSKRAFAEKIGLPPTTLQSMLSRGIGKASVDNVIKVCKGLGITTDDLEGLTTKGDNTVKEEVSIYETIQNDQSNIIHIPIIGSVAAGTPIFAEENIEGYLPMLSTFLNKRKKYFYLTVKGTSMNLEFPDGSYVLVEETPYVENGQIAVVKVNGYDATVKKISKSGSIITLIPLSNDPIHEPQTYDLSAEDVKIIGRVVQAVKNY, from the coding sequence ATGGAAAAAGCAAAGATTGTAACACGCTTAATAAAAGAAGCTGGATATAGCAAAAGAGCTTTCGCAGAAAAAATCGGGCTTCCTCCCACAACACTGCAATCAATGTTATCAAGAGGAATCGGCAAAGCATCTGTTGATAATGTAATAAAAGTTTGTAAGGGATTAGGAATCACTACTGATGATTTAGAGGGGCTCACAACTAAAGGGGATAATACAGTTAAAGAAGAAGTTTCTATTTATGAAACCATTCAAAACGACCAATCAAACATTATCCATATCCCAATCATTGGTTCTGTTGCAGCCGGTACGCCTATATTCGCTGAAGAAAATATCGAGGGTTATTTACCAATGCTAAGTACATTTTTAAATAAGCGTAAAAAGTATTTTTATCTTACTGTAAAAGGCACTAGCATGAATCTCGAATTCCCTGATGGTTCTTATGTTCTGGTAGAAGAAACTCCTTATGTTGAGAATGGACAAATTGCTGTTGTAAAAGTCAATGGTTATGATGCTACTGTGAAAAAAATCTCAAAATCTGGAAGCATCATTACTTTAATACCATTGAGTAATGATCCTATCCATGAACCACAGACTTACGACCTTTCAGCTGAAGATGTAAAAATCATTGGTCGCGTTGTACAAGCAGTAAAAAATTATTAA
- a CDS encoding ORF6C domain-containing protein → MDHLTEVLVHGELVFEVNGEVVTDSLVIAKKFGKDHYYVLEDIRKNIVYAGEEFAQGNFYDSTYTNSQGERMSKYNLTEEAFVLLAMGYNTREAVRMKIKFIEEFKRMNRYIQNQQKIPKDPIGVLKLTFAALEGHAQEIQEIKSEVRGLRENAPLYAIECDEITRAVKRLGVMLLGGKISNSYQDISLRRKVYRDIYSQLHREFGVNSYKAIKRNRLERAIQIINEDYSIPTVLEEEITVKNLQLHMVEVQ, encoded by the coding sequence ATGGATCACTTAACTGAAGTATTAGTACATGGTGAACTAGTATTTGAAGTTAATGGTGAGGTAGTAACGGATAGTTTGGTAATTGCGAAAAAGTTCGGGAAAGATCATTACTATGTTTTGGAGGATATTCGTAAAAATATTGTATATGCGGGTGAAGAATTTGCACAAGGAAATTTTTACGATTCCACTTATACCAATTCACAGGGGGAGCGAATGTCTAAATACAATTTAACTGAAGAAGCTTTCGTATTACTTGCTATGGGGTATAACACAAGAGAAGCTGTTAGAATGAAAATTAAATTTATTGAAGAATTTAAACGGATGAACCGGTATATACAAAACCAGCAAAAAATACCAAAGGATCCAATAGGGGTTTTAAAGTTAACGTTTGCTGCTTTGGAAGGACATGCTCAGGAGATACAAGAGATTAAATCTGAGGTGAGGGGATTGAGAGAAAATGCTCCGCTTTATGCCATCGAGTGTGACGAAATAACAAGGGCTGTAAAAAGGTTAGGTGTCATGTTATTAGGAGGTAAAATTTCAAATTCTTATCAGGACATCAGCCTTAGAAGGAAGGTATATAGAGATATTTATAGTCAGTTACATCGTGAATTTGGTGTGAATAGTTATAAAGCTATTAAACGTAATCGTTTGGAAAGAGCTATACAAATAATTAATGAAGACTATTCAATTCCAACTGTTTTAGAGGAAGAAATCACAGTTAAAAACTTGCAATTACATATGGTGGAAGTTCAATAG
- a CDS encoding DnaD domain protein encodes MGIIRVKKDSNYSVINNTGLKDERLSWKAKGILAYALTLPDDWTFHISELAQHAKDGEDSLRTGFKELKELGYVKRYPVRDENTKKITRWDTEIYETPQMGIPQVEKQGVGKPYEENPTLLNINKLNTKIQNTNHDDKDKLESHILFGGEFKKNYNFLKERGIPLSEIAFTELGDFCNLFSSELIQYATNKAIDENAPRWNYVKAILSNWKEQKVKTFAEVTALDRRFKMNKNKKYNGSGRTYSTRKEIVPDWLYKDEEPTNQEAERKPAQYTDEERERLQEVLNKYKS; translated from the coding sequence ATGGGGATTATTCGAGTGAAAAAAGATAGTAATTATTCCGTCATAAATAATACTGGTTTAAAAGATGAAAGGTTGTCATGGAAAGCGAAAGGAATTTTGGCCTATGCACTTACATTACCAGATGATTGGACTTTTCATATTAGTGAATTAGCTCAACATGCTAAGGATGGAGAAGATTCACTACGTACAGGTTTTAAAGAACTAAAAGAATTAGGCTATGTAAAGCGTTATCCCGTTCGTGATGAAAATACAAAAAAAATTACAAGATGGGATACGGAAATTTATGAAACACCACAAATGGGAATTCCACAAGTGGAAAAGCAAGGTGTGGGAAAGCCATATGAGGAAAATCCGACACTACTAAATATTAATAAACTAAATACTAAAATACAAAATACTAATCATGATGATAAGGATAAATTAGAATCTCATATATTATTCGGTGGAGAGTTTAAAAAAAATTATAATTTTTTAAAAGAGAGAGGAATTCCGTTAAGTGAAATTGCATTTACGGAGTTAGGAGATTTTTGTAATTTGTTTAGTAGTGAGTTAATTCAGTATGCAACTAATAAGGCTATTGATGAGAATGCACCAAGATGGAACTACGTTAAAGCTATATTGAGTAATTGGAAGGAGCAAAAAGTTAAAACATTTGCTGAGGTGACTGCGCTAGATAGACGTTTCAAAATGAATAAGAATAAGAAATATAATGGATCAGGTAGAACTTATTCGACTAGAAAAGAGATTGTCCCAGATTGGTTATATAAAGATGAAGAACCAACGAACCAAGAAGCGGAAAGAAAACCCGCGCAGTATACTGATGAAGAGCGTGAGAGATTACAAGAGGTATTAAATAAATATAAGTCTTAA
- a CDS encoding DUF1492 domain-containing protein, with protein sequence MFEWLKDYKKLEEEIAYLEYNLDKSKAELKRWTSGDLQNVRLTAESEGAKVEDRIEAIEYELAHKMNEEYDLKLLINKFAGLDHQILKMKYVDGMTLEQIAFELHYSTGYIRRKHAEIRKIVKFLDEF encoded by the coding sequence ATGTTTGAATGGCTCAAAGATTATAAGAAATTAGAAGAAGAAATTGCTTATTTAGAATACAACTTAGACAAATCAAAAGCGGAATTAAAGCGCTGGACTAGTGGGGACTTGCAAAATGTACGATTAACCGCTGAATCGGAAGGGGCTAAGGTAGAAGACCGGATTGAAGCAATTGAATATGAATTAGCTCATAAGATGAATGAAGAGTATGATTTAAAGCTTTTGATTAATAAGTTTGCAGGACTGGATCATCAAATACTTAAAATGAAATATGTTGATGGAATGACCTTAGAACAAATAGCATTTGAATTGCATTATAGTACAGGCTATATTCGACGCAAACATGCTGAAATAAGAAAGATTGTCAAGTTTTTAGATGAATTTTAA
- a CDS encoding lysozyme family protein has translation MSILAASVKTKNLPQQVLRWQSMVESECATQGVSELVPYVLGIIMVESGGNSETTPDIMQSSESQGWAMNTIKNPKDSIYYGVKHLKGAFDDAKKNGITDLSAIVQSYNFGRAYLRWLASNNKQHSLPVADLYSKTVVAPSLGNTTGAMVKYSQPVAVAYNGGYRYKNGGNFFYSEIVKQYVDFDGGTGGGGDNKPVQPKGVGIATSKYPEGAGINLYISGDKDAHATGRIIDTKTPYLIIDAAWYGGNENRLCLGWQAWVKQEHFDVQWFYAYSKYPAGAGINTYNGPNGEWTGNVDGSVAYEIYARKDGYIAIGPNAWVKEEHFNVR, from the coding sequence ATGAGTATATTAGCTGCTTCAGTTAAAACAAAGAATCTGCCACAACAAGTGTTACGTTGGCAATCAATGGTAGAAAGTGAATGTGCTACACAAGGTGTTTCTGAGTTAGTTCCTTACGTACTTGGAATTATTATGGTGGAAAGTGGAGGGAACTCTGAAACAACACCTGATATTATGCAGTCAAGCGAATCGCAAGGATGGGCAATGAATACAATTAAAAATCCTAAAGATTCAATTTATTACGGGGTAAAGCATTTAAAAGGAGCTTTTGATGATGCAAAGAAAAATGGTATTACAGATTTAAGTGCCATTGTTCAATCATATAATTTTGGACGAGCTTACCTTCGCTGGTTAGCTTCTAATAATAAACAACATTCATTACCGGTGGCAGATCTGTATTCTAAGACGGTTGTTGCGCCATCACTTGGAAATACAACTGGTGCTATGGTCAAGTATAGTCAGCCTGTTGCTGTTGCATACAATGGTGGCTACCGATATAAAAATGGAGGGAATTTTTTCTACTCTGAAATTGTTAAGCAATATGTAGATTTTGATGGAGGAACTGGTGGCGGTGGTGACAATAAACCGGTACAACCAAAAGGTGTTGGAATCGCTACGTCTAAATATCCAGAAGGTGCTGGTATCAATTTATATATTAGTGGTGATAAAGATGCTCATGCCACTGGCCGAATAATCGATACCAAGACTCCGTATTTAATTATAGATGCTGCTTGGTATGGTGGTAATGAAAATAGGTTGTGCTTAGGTTGGCAGGCATGGGTGAAGCAAGAGCACTTCGATGTACAATGGTTCTATGCTTACTCAAAATATCCGGCAGGTGCTGGTATTAACACATATAATGGACCAAATGGTGAATGGACTGGTAATGTGGATGGATCTGTTGCTTATGAAATTTATGCAAGAAAAGATGGTTATATTGCTATTGGACCAAACGCATGGGTGAAAGAAGAACATTTTAATGTAAGGTAA